From a single Oceanobacillus kimchii X50 genomic region:
- a CDS encoding class I SAM-dependent methyltransferase, with amino-acid sequence MDEKSLVKKAFAKNSNAYITSKTHANEKELEKMIAWTAPNKEMVMLDIATGGGHVAKQFSPHVKNVIATDLTPEMLQETRYHLINYTNIQYVVVDAENLPFLDQTFDIVSCRIAAHHFPNPTKFIEETNRVLKPKGTFIFVDNISSEDNELDLYVNELEKLRDPSHMRSLKVSEWKQIISTYPLSIRKEQLQKKILPFQDWVNRTVEDPKQKNAVESYLLDANTRVKAYFDVKQQKEQLLSFSIDEWMVMYQKGD; translated from the coding sequence ATGGATGAAAAATCGTTAGTAAAGAAGGCATTCGCTAAGAATAGTAATGCGTATATAACAAGTAAAACTCACGCGAATGAAAAAGAATTGGAAAAGATGATCGCATGGACAGCACCGAATAAGGAAATGGTTATGTTAGATATTGCAACAGGTGGTGGACATGTAGCGAAGCAATTTTCTCCCCATGTAAAAAATGTGATAGCAACTGATTTAACTCCTGAAATGCTTCAAGAAACACGTTATCATTTAATAAACTATACAAATATCCAATATGTCGTTGTTGATGCAGAGAACTTGCCGTTTTTAGATCAAACTTTTGATATCGTAAGTTGCCGAATTGCAGCTCATCATTTCCCAAATCCTACAAAATTTATAGAAGAAACAAATCGAGTACTAAAACCAAAAGGTACATTTATTTTCGTTGATAATATTTCCAGTGAGGACAACGAACTTGACCTCTATGTAAACGAATTAGAAAAATTACGTGATCCTAGTCATATGCGATCGTTAAAGGTTTCTGAATGGAAACAAATTATTTCTACCTACCCTTTATCTATTAGAAAAGAGCAACTTCAAAAGAAAATACTCCCCTTCCAAGATTGGGTTAATCGTACTGTTGAAGATCCAAAACAGAAAAATGCTGTGGAATCTTATCTTTTAGATGCTAATACTAGAGTAAAAGCTTATTTTGATGTTAAGCAACAAAAAGAGCAACTTCTATCATTTTCAATTGATGAATGGATGGTAATGTATCAGAAAGGAGATTAA
- a CDS encoding LysR family transcriptional regulator → MRMDDYELLIRLNEIGTIRGTAKAVLISQPAVTQRLKYMEDYFGEAIFIRTSKRLLPTPAGEIIIQHAKRVIYQEKVLKNRLAETGEEIQGTLSIACSTLISQRFLPSILGEFTANYPKVTIDLVTGISEDIRRNHKKYHICIIRGEKLKETTSVHLFDDPLYMFDTEHFPSNQVKERPLISFKSDDSMHELVDNWLYHQQESINPVKTLTVDQIETCKQFMKQGIGMAVLPESVSDHLKEEYPHIALEINGKPVTRDTWVCYQEGIRKLPQVDHFLELLQKTTF, encoded by the coding sequence ATGAGGATGGATGATTATGAATTATTAATACGTTTAAATGAAATTGGTACCATTCGTGGAACGGCAAAGGCTGTTTTAATTTCCCAACCAGCTGTTACTCAACGTTTAAAATATATGGAAGACTATTTTGGTGAAGCAATATTTATTCGAACTTCTAAACGTCTACTACCAACTCCTGCTGGTGAGATTATTATTCAACATGCAAAGCGAGTCATTTATCAAGAAAAAGTCTTAAAGAACCGATTAGCAGAGACCGGTGAAGAAATCCAAGGAACCCTCTCTATTGCTTGCTCTACTTTAATTAGCCAGCGATTTTTACCGAGTATCTTAGGTGAATTTACAGCTAATTATCCGAAAGTAACAATTGATTTAGTTACAGGTATTAGTGAAGATATTAGACGAAACCACAAAAAATATCATATTTGTATCATAAGAGGCGAGAAATTAAAGGAAACGACTTCTGTTCATTTATTTGATGATCCACTGTATATGTTTGATACAGAACATTTTCCATCTAATCAAGTAAAGGAAAGGCCGTTAATTTCTTTTAAAAGTGATGATAGTATGCATGAACTTGTTGATAACTGGTTATATCATCAACAAGAATCTATTAATCCCGTAAAAACATTAACCGTAGATCAAATCGAAACTTGTAAACAATTTATGAAACAAGGAATTGGAATGGCAGTTTTACCTGAAAGTGTTTCTGATCATCTAAAAGAAGAATATCCTCATATTGCGCTTGAAATTAATGGAAAGCCGGTAACACGCGATACGTGGGTATGTTATCAAGAAGGCATCCGCAAATTACCACAGGTAGATCATTTTCTAGAATTATTACAGAAAACTACTTTTTAA
- a CDS encoding organic hydroperoxide resistance protein, with amino-acid sequence MSDILFTSTATAKNGRDGHVKSDDGIIDVDLVNPAGGKSDKKGSNPEQLFAAGYSACYDGALNHVASEKGKKISSETTADVHFMKDTSDGGFKIGATLHIKIEGVSQDEAQELAEAAHDFCPYSKATRGNIEVTLKPEAV; translated from the coding sequence ATGAGTGATATTCTATTTACTTCAACAGCTACAGCAAAAAATGGTAGAGACGGACATGTGAAATCAGATGATGGGATTATTGATGTAGATTTAGTTAACCCAGCTGGAGGTAAATCCGATAAAAAAGGATCTAATCCAGAGCAACTATTTGCTGCAGGATATTCTGCTTGTTACGATGGTGCTCTAAATCATGTTGCATCTGAAAAAGGGAAGAAAATAAGTTCTGAGACAACTGCAGATGTCCATTTTATGAAAGATACTTCTGATGGCGGCTTTAAGATTGGAGCTACACTCCATATTAAAATAGAAGGCGTTAGCCAAGATGAAGCGCAAGAATTAGCAGAAGCAGCACACGACTTCTGTCCTTATTCAAAGGCAACGCGAGGCAATATCGAAGTAACTTTAAAACCAGAAGCTGTTTAA
- a CDS encoding Rqc2 family fibronectin-binding protein → MPFDGIVTRAITEELENKIVRGKIAKIYQPTDSEIVMTVRNNSVNQSLLFSIHPTYARFHITNDTYMNPKEPPMFCMVLRKHLSGAIVEKIEQKGMERIVIFSIRTRNEIGDISYKQLIMELMGKHSNLILVDQEKGVIIDSLKHISYSQNRHRSILPGQSYQSPPDQQKFHPLELSSDQFIQKLDFNSGKIDQQMLQILEGFSPLITKDFASKVALGTNEQYQSMFEKVQRRLDAHEYTPTIYRNGKEDFHVLPLTSKSNAEKEPFESVNQMLDTFYSGKAERDRVKQQAKDLYRFIKNEKQKNERKLKKHQQTIQKSEHADEYQRLGELLTAHMHEVQFGDKQVEVVDYYDPDQKKVLIKLNPQKSPSENAQSYFKTYAKLKKSRQIMQSEIKRTDLEIQYLDQLLQQLDVASTEDIEEIREELREEGYLKKQRQTKKKKKPQQPAPEEYISSEGTTILVGKNNKQNEYATMRLANRDDIWLHTKDIPGSHVIIRDKQASEQTIKEAAQLAAYFSKSQQSSSVPVDYTSIRHVRKPNGAKPGYVIYDNQKTIYVTPSKEIVDRLRKG, encoded by the coding sequence ATGCCATTTGATGGTATTGTTACTAGAGCCATAACCGAAGAATTAGAAAATAAAATAGTTCGTGGTAAAATTGCAAAAATCTATCAACCAACTGATAGTGAAATTGTCATGACAGTAAGGAACAACTCTGTTAATCAGTCTTTGTTATTTTCGATACATCCAACATATGCTAGATTCCATATAACAAATGATACTTATATGAATCCAAAAGAGCCTCCGATGTTTTGTATGGTATTACGAAAGCATTTATCTGGAGCTATTGTTGAAAAAATCGAACAAAAAGGTATGGAACGAATTGTAATATTTTCAATACGTACAAGGAATGAAATTGGTGATATAAGCTATAAACAATTAATAATGGAACTAATGGGAAAACATAGTAACCTTATTTTAGTCGATCAAGAAAAAGGTGTAATCATTGATAGCTTAAAACATATTTCTTATTCACAAAATAGACATCGTTCCATACTTCCTGGACAATCATATCAATCTCCACCAGATCAACAAAAGTTTCATCCATTAGAACTTTCAAGTGACCAATTTATTCAAAAGCTTGATTTTAATTCCGGCAAAATTGATCAGCAGATGCTACAAATACTGGAAGGTTTTTCACCATTGATTACGAAAGATTTTGCATCAAAAGTAGCTTTAGGTACAAATGAACAATATCAATCCATGTTTGAAAAAGTTCAACGTCGATTAGATGCACATGAATATACTCCAACAATCTACCGAAATGGAAAAGAAGATTTTCACGTACTTCCATTAACATCAAAAAGCAATGCTGAGAAAGAACCATTTGAATCAGTAAATCAAATGTTAGATACGTTCTACTCAGGAAAAGCGGAACGTGATAGAGTAAAGCAACAAGCAAAAGATTTATATCGATTTATAAAAAATGAAAAGCAGAAAAATGAACGAAAACTAAAAAAACATCAACAAACCATACAAAAATCAGAACACGCCGATGAATACCAGCGATTAGGAGAACTCTTAACTGCTCATATGCATGAAGTTCAATTTGGTGATAAGCAGGTAGAGGTTGTTGATTATTATGATCCTGACCAAAAAAAAGTATTAATCAAACTAAACCCTCAAAAATCACCAAGTGAAAATGCACAAAGTTATTTTAAAACTTATGCTAAATTAAAAAAATCAAGGCAAATTATGCAATCAGAAATTAAACGTACAGACTTGGAAATTCAATATTTAGATCAGTTATTACAACAATTAGATGTTGCTAGTACAGAGGATATCGAGGAAATACGTGAAGAGTTAAGAGAAGAAGGTTATTTAAAAAAACAACGACAGACGAAGAAGAAAAAGAAGCCGCAACAACCAGCACCTGAAGAGTACATTTCTTCCGAAGGTACTACGATCCTTGTCGGCAAAAACAATAAACAAAATGAATATGCAACGATGCGTTTAGCAAATCGAGATGATATTTGGTTGCATACAAAAGATATCCCCGGATCTCATGTGATTATCCGAGATAAACAAGCTAGTGAACAAACGATAAAAGAAGCTGCTCAATTAGCTGCTTATTTTAGCAAATCTCAGCAATCGTCCTCGGTTCCGGTGGATTATACTTCCATTCGTCATGTCAGAAAACCAAACGGCGCCAAACCAGGTTATGTCATTTATGATAATCAAAAAACTATTTATGTAACGCCGTCTAAAGAAATTGTCGATCGATTAAGAAAAGGATAA
- a CDS encoding cation-translocating P-type ATPase, translating to MKWYQLDVEKVEQKLQVISNRGLNNKQAVERRKQHGENILESKKQVSNWILFFKQFQDFMVLVLLAATLIAGLLGEYIDAIAIMVIVLINGCIGFFQEQKAENSLEKLKELSAPIASVLREKQWEKISSRDIVVGDVVRINSGDRIPADIRIIKSNGLETEESALTGESLPVSKHATAITAENLDVQDQTNMGFMGTMVTRGSGTGVVVGTGMKTVMGQIASLIEGTKKTVTPLEMKLAELGKILIVVALLLTVLVVGVGVVQGHPMYEMFLAGVSLAVAAIPEGLPAIVTVALSLGVQRMIRKKAIVRKLSAVETLGCASVVCSDKTGTMTENQMTVKEMYLNGEYLYVTGDGYQTQGDFFLNKNKVERTHPNLETMLLYGMICNHSQLMVKKGKNFIDGDPTDGALLVAARKLGLHADRKEDYHVIKELPFDSDRKRMSIIVEDKNGMKMIITKGAPDVLLPRSTYYLDENGRSLLKKEDTKEIENAVYHMAGKALRTIAIGVRILPNNMDIDSTIIENELTFIGLYGLMDPPRKEVKSAIRECKEAGIKTVMITGDHAHTARAIASHLQLLPENGLLFEGKQLNNMSDQELENVIEDAYVFARVTPEHKLRIVKAFQNKGHIVAMTGDGVNDAPAIKASDIGISMGINGTDVTKEASSLVLMDDNFATIKSAINEGRNIYENIRKFIRYLLASNVGEILVMLFAMLLALPLPLVPVQILWVNLVTDGLPAMALGVDKAESDVMKRGPRNPREGIFSRGLGYKIVSRGILIGIVTLIAFMVTYQNNTEHLIYAQTTAFATLVVAQLIHVFDCRSEHSVFARNPFGNMYLVYAVISSLLLLFVVIYWEPLQPIFHTTSLSIIDWLLVVGLGAIPTVLFGYSKK from the coding sequence ATGAAATGGTATCAATTAGATGTAGAAAAAGTAGAGCAGAAGCTCCAAGTAATTTCAAATCGCGGTCTAAATAACAAACAAGCAGTGGAAAGAAGAAAACAACATGGTGAAAACATATTAGAATCTAAAAAGCAAGTTTCAAACTGGATTCTATTTTTCAAGCAATTTCAAGATTTTATGGTGTTGGTTTTGTTAGCCGCAACATTAATCGCTGGTTTACTTGGAGAATATATTGATGCAATCGCAATTATGGTGATTGTATTAATAAATGGATGCATTGGTTTTTTTCAAGAACAAAAAGCAGAAAATTCACTAGAAAAATTAAAAGAGCTTTCTGCACCAATTGCTAGTGTATTACGTGAAAAACAATGGGAAAAAATATCTTCTCGGGATATTGTTGTCGGAGATGTAGTACGCATTAATAGTGGAGATCGCATTCCAGCTGATATTCGTATTATTAAGTCTAATGGTTTGGAGACCGAGGAATCTGCATTAACTGGAGAGTCACTACCCGTAAGCAAGCATGCTACAGCAATAACTGCTGAGAACTTAGATGTTCAAGATCAAACGAATATGGGGTTTATGGGGACAATGGTCACTCGTGGTTCTGGAACTGGTGTTGTTGTTGGTACAGGCATGAAGACAGTGATGGGCCAGATAGCATCTCTCATTGAAGGAACGAAAAAAACCGTAACCCCACTTGAAATGAAATTGGCAGAATTAGGGAAAATCTTAATTGTAGTTGCTCTCTTATTGACGGTTCTTGTAGTTGGAGTAGGGGTAGTACAAGGCCATCCTATGTACGAAATGTTTCTTGCAGGTGTCTCACTAGCAGTAGCAGCTATTCCTGAAGGACTACCCGCAATCGTGACAGTTGCATTGTCTCTTGGAGTACAACGAATGATACGAAAGAAAGCAATTGTACGCAAATTATCTGCCGTAGAAACCTTAGGATGCGCATCAGTTGTTTGTTCTGACAAAACAGGAACCATGACAGAAAATCAAATGACCGTTAAAGAAATGTATTTGAATGGTGAATATTTATATGTAACTGGAGATGGATACCAAACACAAGGTGATTTCTTTTTAAACAAAAATAAAGTAGAACGAACGCATCCTAATTTGGAAACGATGCTTCTATATGGGATGATATGTAATCATTCTCAGTTGATGGTTAAAAAAGGAAAGAACTTTATTGACGGAGATCCAACGGATGGTGCTTTATTAGTTGCGGCACGAAAATTAGGTTTACATGCTGATAGGAAAGAAGATTATCATGTTATTAAAGAATTACCATTTGATTCTGATCGCAAACGAATGAGCATAATTGTTGAAGACAAGAATGGAATGAAGATGATTATTACTAAAGGTGCTCCTGATGTTTTATTACCTCGATCCACCTATTATTTAGATGAAAATGGAAGGTCACTATTAAAAAAAGAAGATACTAAAGAGATTGAAAATGCAGTGTATCATATGGCTGGAAAAGCTCTCCGTACGATTGCGATTGGAGTTCGTATTTTACCAAATAATATGGATATAGATAGTACAATAATCGAAAATGAACTAACATTTATCGGATTGTATGGATTAATGGATCCACCTAGGAAAGAAGTGAAGTCAGCGATACGGGAATGTAAAGAAGCAGGAATTAAAACAGTAATGATAACAGGAGATCATGCACATACTGCTCGAGCAATTGCAAGTCATTTACAATTGTTACCTGAAAACGGATTACTATTTGAAGGAAAACAATTAAACAACATGTCAGATCAGGAATTGGAAAATGTAATTGAAGACGCATATGTTTTTGCTAGAGTTACTCCTGAACATAAATTGAGAATAGTAAAAGCTTTTCAAAATAAGGGGCATATAGTTGCTATGACAGGAGATGGAGTTAATGACGCTCCAGCTATCAAAGCAAGTGATATTGGAATAAGTATGGGGATTAATGGTACAGATGTAACAAAAGAAGCTTCATCCCTCGTATTAATGGATGATAATTTTGCAACTATTAAATCAGCAATAAATGAAGGCAGAAACATCTATGAAAATATAAGGAAATTTATACGATATCTTCTAGCTTCTAATGTTGGAGAAATATTAGTTATGTTATTTGCTATGTTACTAGCATTACCGCTACCACTTGTTCCGGTACAAATACTTTGGGTGAATTTAGTGACGGATGGATTACCTGCAATGGCGCTTGGTGTGGATAAAGCAGAAAGCGATGTAATGAAGCGTGGACCAAGGAATCCAAGAGAAGGTATTTTTTCAAGAGGATTGGGATATAAAATTGTATCAAGAGGAATATTGATAGGTATTGTTACATTAATTGCTTTTATGGTAACGTATCAAAATAATACTGAACACCTAATTTATGCACAGACTACTGCTTTTGCTACATTAGTAGTTGCACAGTTGATTCATGTTTTTGATTGTCGTAGTGAACATTCCGTTTTTGCAAGAAATCCATTTGGAAATATGTACCTTGTTTATGCGGTAATTTCCTCCTTACTATTGTTATTTGTTGTAATTTATTGGGAACCGCTTCAACCGATCTTCCATACAACTTCTCTTAGCATAATAGATTGGTTGTTAGTTGTTGGATTAGGAGCAATACCAACTGTACTCTTCGGTTACTCAAAAAAATAA
- the remA gene encoding extracellular matrix/biofilm regulator RemA, with translation MNLSLINIGFGNVVSANRIISIVSPESAPIKRIITVARDNNKLVDATYGRRTRAVIITDSDHVVLSAVQPETVGQRVISNDEISDE, from the coding sequence TTGAATTTAAGTCTAATAAATATTGGTTTCGGTAACGTTGTTTCTGCCAATCGAATAATTTCAATTGTTTCACCGGAGTCTGCACCTATTAAACGTATTATAACCGTTGCTAGAGATAATAATAAACTAGTGGATGCTACATATGGTAGACGTACAAGAGCAGTTATTATTACAGACAGTGACCATGTTGTTCTTTCTGCTGTTCAGCCAGAAACTGTTGGTCAGCGAGTAATTAGTAATGATGAAATTTCAGATGAGTAG
- the gmk gene encoding guanylate kinase, which yields MIKEKGILFILSGPSGVGKGTVRKKLFEEETDLQYSISMTTRDRRPGEVDGVDYFYKTKEEFEQLIKDGQLLEYAQYVNNYYGTPRNYVEETLEKGQDVFLEIEVQGALQVKENFPEGVFIFLFPPSLDELKNRIVSRGTESQELVLNRLKEARNEIEMMDAYDYVVVNDEVQHAVDKVKTIIKSEHLKRERIAKQYKKILEDELS from the coding sequence TTGATAAAAGAGAAAGGCATTTTATTTATTCTATCTGGTCCATCCGGAGTTGGAAAAGGGACGGTAAGAAAAAAACTATTTGAAGAAGAAACGGATTTACAATACTCTATTTCTATGACAACTAGAGATAGACGACCTGGTGAAGTAGACGGTGTTGATTATTTTTATAAAACAAAAGAAGAATTTGAGCAATTAATTAAGGATGGCCAGCTTTTAGAATATGCTCAATATGTCAATAATTATTATGGAACACCTCGTAACTATGTGGAAGAAACGTTAGAAAAAGGACAAGATGTATTCTTAGAAATAGAAGTGCAAGGTGCATTACAAGTAAAAGAAAATTTCCCAGAAGGCGTGTTTATATTCTTGTTTCCACCAAGTCTTGATGAGTTAAAAAACCGCATTGTAAGTCGAGGAACAGAATCTCAAGAATTGGTTTTAAATCGATTAAAGGAAGCGCGTAACGAAATCGAGATGATGGATGCTTATGATTATGTAGTGGTTAATGATGAAGTACAGCATGCGGTAGATAAAGTAAAAACAATAATTAAAAGTGAGCATTTGAAACGAGAGCGAATTGCAAAACAATATAAAAAGATATTGGAGGATGAGTTATCATGA
- the rpoZ gene encoding DNA-directed RNA polymerase subunit omega encodes MMLEPSIDALQKRIKSKYSLVTLSARRARQLSESKQPLVEKSKSHKFVGMALEEIEAGKLYIEN; translated from the coding sequence ATGATGTTAGAACCTTCTATTGATGCTTTACAAAAACGAATTAAATCCAAGTACAGCCTAGTAACACTATCTGCAAGAAGAGCGAGACAACTGAGTGAATCTAAACAACCATTGGTTGAAAAGTCAAAATCTCATAAGTTTGTTGGTATGGCTCTTGAAGAGATTGAAGCAGGAAAATTATATATCGAGAATTAA
- the coaBC gene encoding bifunctional phosphopantothenoylcysteine decarboxylase/phosphopantothenate--cysteine ligase CoaBC: MLKNKKILLGVSGGIAVYKACGLASKLTQVGAEVRVIMTESAREFVSPLTFQALTRNPVYTDTFDEKNPKKIAHIDIADWADIAIIAPATANIIGKLASGQADDMLSTTMLATQAEVYIAPAMNVHMYAHPAVIKNMKQLESWGYHFIEPGAGYLACGYVGKGRLEEPEEIVSVIQRHVSQQQYLHGKKILISAGPTREIVDPVRFFSNRSSGKMGFALAEAAANLGAEVTLVSGPVNLQINHPNIRRIDITSAEEMFDVITDHFDQQDIVIKSAAVADYRPKFIHQGKMKKKDGNYTIEMERTKDILATLGEKKKHQFLVGFAAETDTPIEYGLGKLDHKNLDAIVVNDISSDGAGFEGDTNIVTYINKKKQQESIHQATKTDIAYKLFEWIIRDLKDDDR, from the coding sequence ATGCTAAAAAACAAGAAAATTTTACTTGGTGTTTCTGGTGGAATAGCTGTATATAAAGCATGTGGTCTGGCAAGTAAACTAACTCAAGTAGGTGCAGAGGTCAGAGTAATAATGACAGAAAGTGCTCGTGAATTTGTTTCACCACTTACTTTTCAAGCATTAACTAGAAATCCAGTATATACAGATACATTTGATGAAAAAAACCCAAAGAAAATAGCGCATATTGATATAGCAGATTGGGCAGATATTGCCATTATTGCTCCTGCTACAGCAAATATTATTGGTAAACTGGCTAGTGGACAAGCAGATGATATGCTCTCAACTACGATGTTAGCGACACAAGCGGAAGTCTATATAGCGCCTGCAATGAATGTACATATGTATGCTCATCCAGCCGTGATTAAAAATATGAAACAACTTGAATCTTGGGGTTATCACTTTATTGAACCTGGTGCAGGTTATTTAGCATGTGGTTATGTCGGAAAAGGAAGACTGGAAGAACCTGAAGAGATTGTTTCCGTCATCCAAAGACATGTTTCACAACAACAATATTTACATGGGAAAAAAATCCTGATTTCTGCAGGTCCTACTCGAGAAATCGTAGATCCTGTTCGCTTTTTCTCTAATCGTTCATCAGGAAAAATGGGATTCGCCTTGGCAGAGGCAGCGGCAAATCTAGGAGCGGAAGTTACACTTGTTTCAGGTCCGGTTAATTTACAAATAAATCATCCCAATATTAGACGAATCGATATAACCTCTGCTGAAGAGATGTTTGATGTGATCACAGATCATTTTGATCAACAGGATATAGTGATTAAATCTGCAGCAGTTGCTGATTATCGTCCTAAATTCATTCATCAAGGAAAAATGAAGAAAAAGGACGGAAATTACACAATTGAAATGGAAAGAACAAAAGATATATTAGCAACACTAGGTGAAAAGAAGAAACATCAATTTTTAGTGGGATTTGCAGCTGAAACAGATACTCCGATTGAATACGGATTAGGAAAATTAGATCATAAAAATCTAGATGCAATTGTTGTAAATGATATTAGTTCAGATGGTGCAGGCTTTGAGGGAGACACGAATATCGTTACGTATATAAATAAGAAAAAACAACAAGAATCAATTCATCAAGCAACAAAGACAGATATAGCTTATAAACTATTTGAATGGATTATCCGAGACTTAAAGGATGATGACCGTTGA